From the genome of Loxodonta africana isolate mLoxAfr1 chromosome 4, mLoxAfr1.hap2, whole genome shotgun sequence:
TTAAGTGCCCAGGAATATGTCAACTTGAGGAATTACAAAGAGTTTAGAAATAAGATCACTTGCATAGAAGACTTTGGGGTTCCAAGGAGTCAAGCCCAGTCCAAACGGACACTGATATGGGCCAACTGGATGGAGATTAATAACATGACCTGATTCTGTTGGGTACAATCAGCTTTATCTCTCCCCCCTTTGAGAAACTCTTCCGTTGTCATCACTGACCTCACTTTTTCCTTTTAGATCTACTGAAGGTCAACAATGAAAAACCGGACCACATTTACTGAGTTTATCCTACTGGGCCTCACAAATCAACCTGAACTCCAGGTGGTAATATTTATCTTTCTGTTCCTCACCTACATGCTAAGTGTCATAGGAAATCTGACCATCATCACCCTCACCTTACTAGATCCCCATCTCCAGAtgcccatgtatttcttcctccggaatttctccttcttagaaatttcctttacctctatttttattcctagatttctgaccaGCATGGCAACAGGAAATAAAGTCATCAGCTTTGCTGGCTGCTTGACTCAGTATTTTTTTGCTATATTCCTTGGGGCAACAGAGTTTTACCTTCTGGCCTctatgtcctatgaccgctatgtggccatctgcaaacccctgcattaccTGACCATCATGAGCAGCAGAGTCTGTATACAACTagtgttctgctcctggctggGGGGATTCCTAGCCATCTTACCCCCAATCATCCTGATGAGCCAGGTGGATTTCTGTGTCGCCAATATTCTGAATCACTATTATTGTGACTACGGACCCCTCATGGAGCTCGCCTGCTCAGACACAAATGTCTTAGAACTGATGGTCATCCTCTTGGCAGTTGTGACTCTGGTGGTGACCCTGGTGCTGGTGACACTTTCTTACACATACATTATCAGGACCATTCTGAGGATCCCTTCTGCCCAGCAAAGGACAAAGGCCTTttccacttgttcctcccacatgatcGTTATCTCCCTCTCTTATGGCAGCTGCATGTTTATGTACATTAATCCCTCTGCAAAAGAGGTAGGTTCTTTCAACAAAGGAATAGCTGTGCTCATTACCTCAGTTACCCCTTTGTTGAACCCCTTCATTTACACTCTAAGAAATCAGCAAGTGAAGCAAGCCTTCAAGGATACTGTCAAAAAAATTGTAAAGGTTTAATTTAAAAACTGAATACATTTCAATTAAAAGTATGTTTTacttaataaatatgtattgagttTCTACTATACTTCAAATGCTGAACTGATCCTTGAGGATAAAAATGCAAAATGCATGTGTCCTAATTTCAAAGAACTTGCAGTCTAGTGTGAAAGAAAAATGTATGAACTATAGATTTGTGTGATACATttacaataataaaacaatatgGTAAATTTTATTAGAGAGAGGTAAATGAGATCCATAAAAAGAACAATTGGAAAGAATTTACTCTGTTAATAAAACCAGAAAATGGTTCACTAAAGACTTGAAATTTAAGAGCCAAAACATGTTGCCGATTTGGGATAGGAGGAGGACAAGaatttagaatgaaaaagagagcCCAGATCATGAAAGTATTTTATCGTAAACTACATAGTTGGGCATTGGAGAGTGAAAAGATGTTTTAAGAAAGGCAGTGACAGTATCAGCATTGTTTTGAGGGGAACATAGTATTGGCCTTGTTCTTCAACATGGAGTCTGGAGACTATGCTTCCATCTCCGTGTCAAAAAATTTGATTCCCCTCCCCTATTTCATTGACCTTTCAACTACTAGCAATTACAGCATCCATCTTTtcataagaggaaaaaaaaggaaaagatgtaCTTTCAGTCACTTTTCTCCAAATGGGAAAGTATTGCTGAAATTCTCATGATTTTGTCAACTTACATGTCCATTTTCTAGAGAATAAGGTTagaagaaggagccctgtggcacattagttaagtgctcagctgctatccgagaggttggtggttcaaacccaccatccactccgaGAGAGAAAGCtggggcagtctgctttcttcgaaacactatggggaagttctactctgtcccatagggttgctatgagtcagaatcgactagacagcacccaacaacgttAGAAGAGGTTTCTAGAGGCAAGGTTAGAAACTTTCTTTCTTTAGCTGTCATCTTTTTAAGTTAATGTCATGAGATTGCCCCTTCTCCTTTTCTTCGATAGTTTCTGATGATATTTTtcttattgtagttttattttcATATCTTTGCTTCCTTTTCTTAGTTATTAGGAAAGATAAATTCTATTAACTAACtccatttttttaacttttcccaAAAGCTTTGCTGTAATTTTTAGCATAAATTATAGATACCTGTttcataaagagaaaaagaatataaaGTATCAATAAACTTTTATATATAGAATGTCCCAAGTTATGAGGCTTGGCAACCAGCCGAGAATACTCTATCAAGGTCAACTTAAATTTGAATGGGTGGTGGTAGGGCCTGAACTTCAAAGGAACTAAGGACATTTTGGAAATCTGAGTACTTGTACATAGTTTAGTAATATTCAAATGCATTTTAGGTGTTGGCTACAGTTCAGGGTACAGTTTGGGGAACATCATTTGGTACATTCATATGTTTTAAATGTGGTGATTTGTTGAACAGAATGGCAGGTCTCAGGAATTTAAGGAGCAAATTGAGTTGTCTTATCATGAGAGCAAATTTCTAGAACCAAGGGAAATATTGGAGAatgtataatttatatttagaATAATTGGaatgtataattttatttagAATAAGAGGTCTTTTATGTAAAGTCACTGCCATTTTGAGTATCTGGGTTTTCTTTGATGACTAAACCAGAGGTTCATAATGACTTTCAATTTATTCCAAGTTCACTGAGCTACCTTTAAAGTGATAGGGAAATGTTCTTAAGTGGCCACACCTGAATCACTAAGTTCCCCCAACTCTACATTTCTACCAAAACCtgtgaggaagtggaaggcaatGCAAAATAGTGGTTAAAAACAGACTTTAGTTCAAATCCCAGATTCTCAGCTTTCTACCGGAGTGACTTGGGGAGAGTTACTTCAGCCTTCTAAGAGTCACTTTTCTCAACTCTAATATGGATATTAAGTGTCTACCTTATagagtatttttaaatattaaatgaggtaataGGTGTAAAATGCTTAAAAGAGAGTCAGTACTTATTAACTGTCTAATAACTGTCATTCATGGTGGCAATATGATTATGGCAAACAATATCCTTTTCAAGGAACTGGACCTTACCTCCAGCTAAGAACACGTACCAAACTGATTAGTCTATTATAACTGGGACTATAAAGTGTTTGCCATTCTACTTAAGTCCCCCTACAGCAAGGCCAGCTTATTTTCACTCCTCCTGTGCCCAGTTGCGTGCTTGGATAGCTAGACCAATGAAAGCCTTAACCACAATACAAATAAAGCCAATCAGAACACTTGGCAGCAAGATGTTAGGATTAGGCTACTATCTACTCCATGTGTTCTAGATATCTCTGGGGGTGAGGAGGTTTTACAAGCATGCTGAGACAGAGAATA
Proteins encoded in this window:
- the LOC135231362 gene encoding olfactory receptor 6C4, translated to MKNRTTFTEFILLGLTNQPELQVVIFIFLFLTYMLSVIGNLTIITLTLLDPHLQMPMYFFLRNFSFLEISFTSIFIPRFLTSMATGNKVISFAGCLTQYFFAIFLGATEFYLLASMSYDRYVAICKPLHYLTIMSSRVCIQLVFCSWLGGFLAILPPIILMSQVDFCVANILNHYYCDYGPLMELACSDTNVLELMVILLAVVTLVVTLVLVTLSYTYIIRTILRIPSAQQRTKAFSTCSSHMIVISLSYGSCMFMYINPSAKEVGSFNKGIAVLITSVTPLLNPFIYTLRNQQVKQAFKDTVKKIVKV